The Culex quinquefasciatus strain JHB chromosome 2, VPISU_Cqui_1.0_pri_paternal, whole genome shotgun sequence genome contains the following window.
TACCGGAAGAACGTGATCCGACCGGATGAGGTTCTGGTTTCGCTGTTTATCCCGAAGACGAACCAGGACTTGCATTTCATTGCGTACAAGCAAGCGAAGCGTCGGGATGATGATATTGCCATTGTGAACGGGGCGTTCCAGGTGCTGTTCAAGCAGGGTACGGACATTGTGGAGCAGATTCACTTGGCGTTTGGTGGAATGGCTCCGACAACGGTGCTGACGAAGAAGACGGCAGCTGCCTTAGTTGGCCAGAAGTGGGACAAGGCGTTGGTTGAGAAGGCGAATGATCTTATGGTGGAAGAACTTCCACTGAGTCCGAGTGCTCCTGGTGGAATGATCCCGTATCGTCGATCGTTGACGCTAAGCTTGTTCTTTAAGGCGTATCTTGCCATCAGTGAGGTGCTCGGAAAGACCGTTGCAGGTCGTGAACCAATTCAGGATCGTGAAAAGAGCGGAGCGAATACCTTCCATACTTTGGTTCCCAAGAGTGCCCAGCTGTTCGAGAAGGTAGCAAATGATCAACCGATCACGGATCCCATTCGACGACCTCAGGTTCACGCTTCAGCGTTTAAACAGGTCACCGGCGAAGCCGTCTATTGCGACGACATACCAAAGTACAGCAACGAGCTTTACCTCGCTTTGGTGATCAGTTCCAAGGCGCACGCCAAGGTTTTCTCGATCGATCCAACTGAAGCACTTGCCATGGAGGGCGTTCATCGCTTCTTCTCCGCTGACGATCTTTGCAGTGAAGGAAACACCTGCGGACCAGTGTTTCACGATGAGTTTGTGTTCTGGAAAGACGTGGTCACCAGTCAAGGTCAACTGTTGGGTGCGATCGTAGCCGAGAACCAATCGATCGCCCAAAAGGCTGCTCGTAAGGTTAAGATCGCGTATGAAGAACTGACGCCGATTATTGTAACGATCGAGGACGCCATTACCAAGGGGTCGTACTACCCGGGATATCCCAAGTCGATCGTGCAGGGTGATATCGAGCAAGGCTTCAAGCAGGCCTACAAGATCGTCGAAGGAGACTGCCGGTTGGGAGGACAGGAACACTTTTACCTGGAGACGCAGGCTTGCGTGGCCGTACCAAAGGACTCCGACGAGATTGAAGTTTTTAGCTCTTCGCAGCATCCGACGGAGGTTCAGCAGCATGTCGCAAAGGCGCTGGGAATTCCGTCTTGCAAGGTCGTTTCGCGGGTGAAGCGTCTCGGGGGTGGTTTTGGAGGTAAGGAATCGCGGGCAGCTATGTTGGCGGTTCCCGTTGCGCTGGCAGCTTACAAGCTGCAACGACCGGTTCGTTGTATGCTGGACCGGGATGAAGATATGGCCATAACGGGAACGCGTCATCCGTTCTACTTTACGTACAAGGTCGGAGTGGACAAGGACGGTCGTCTGCTGGCGGCCGACTTCAAGGCGTACAACAACGCTGGCTATTCGATGGACTTGTCCTTTTCGGTGCTCGAGCGTGCCATGTTCCACATTCAAAACTCGTACAAGGTGCCTAATCTGCGCGTACAAGGATGGGTCTGCAAGACGAATCTACCCTCGAATACGGCGTTCCGAGGATTTGGAGGTCCGCAGGGAATGCTCGCCGCGGAAACTATGATGCACCACGTGGCACGAGCGCTTGGCAGGGACTACGTTGAACTGGTCGAGCTGAACCTGTACAAGGAAGGGGACAAGACGCACTACAACGAACCGATCGAAAACTGCAACGTTAAGAAGTGCTGGGAAGAAGTCATCAAGTCTTCGCGCTTCCAAGAACGTCGTGCCGAGGTGGAGCAGTTCAACCAGCAGAACCGTTGGCGCAAGCGAGGAATCAGCTTGGTTCCGACCACGTTCGGTATCGCCTTCACGGCAGTTCATCTGAACCAGTCGGGAGCGTTGATCCACGTGTATTCCGACGGTGCGGTGTTGTTGTCTCACGGTGGTACCGAGATGGGACAAGGACTCCATACCAAGATGATTCAGGTGGCGGCAACGACGCTCAAGGTTCCATTCGAGAAGATCCACATTTCCGAGACTTCGACGGATAAGGTACCGAACACTTCACCAACTGCGGCCAGTGCTGGGTCTGATTTGAACGGAATGGCCGTGCTGAATGCTTGCAAGGTTATCAACGAAAGGTTGGAACCGTACAAGAAGCAGTTCCCCGATAAGGATTGGAACTTCTGGGTCAACAAGGCGTACTTCGATCGGGTTTCGCTTTCGGCAACCGGATTTTACGCGACCCCTGGAATCGGGTACGACTTTGGAACCAACTCGGGAAATCCCTTCAACTACTTTACGTTTGGAGCATCCGTTTCCGAGGTCGAGATTGACTGTCTAACCGGAGACCACCAGGTCATCCGGACGGACATCGTGATGGACCTTGGGTCGAGTCTCAACCCGGCCATCGACATTGGCCAAATCGAGGGTGGATTCATGCAAGGGTACGGTCTGTTTACCCTGGAGGAGATGGTCTACTCTCCAACCGGAACCGTCTACTCTCGCGGCCCGGGAGTTTACAAGATCCCGGGCTTTGCCGACATTCCCGGCGAGTTTAACGTGTCTCTGTTGACCGGAGCACCTAACCCGCGGGCGGTTTATTCGTCAAAGGCCGTCGGAGAGCCACCGGTGTTCCTGGCCTCGTCGACGTTCTTCGCCATTCGAGAGGCCATTTCCGCCGCCCGCAAGGAGGAGAACCTGGACGACGACTTTAACCTGGTATCGCCGGCGACCTCGTCTCGGATTCGAATGGCATGCCAGGACAGCATTACGAAAAAGGTAGGAAGATTTAATCTTATTTTAGGTTACGCCTGCTCTTTTTTGAGGTGATAAAACATTGGTAAAATGGTTCTAAAAATTTTTCTCTTTCCAGTTCGTAGAAGCTGCTCCAGAAACGATCACGCCATGGAATGTTATGCCATAATCGAGAAGTTTATTGTTTTCTGAACACAGACatcaacaattttcaatacgTAAAAAATATAATCATTGCTTGCGGAACCCgtagaattataaaaataaaattcgttAAAAAATTAATTCGTCTTGGCGCTTTTCTTCGCTTTCTTCGAACGTCCCCCACAGCAGAATATCTTGAGAATGCTCGGCTTGTGGCTTTTCAGTGCCGTTTGCTTCGCCGTCTCGCTGTCTGAATCCGATTAattatttcttgttttaaaaagaCAAAGCTAAAAAAATCACTCACCGTTCCCAGCCGATTTGCTCGAATCGGCCCGACTCTTGTCCGACGTCAGCTCGATGTCGGACAGCATGTCGGTCCGGGTAGAGATCGACGACATGCTGGACAGCGAGGACCAGTCGCTCTTGAGCTTCTGCGACGGCGGTGTCGGCTTCGTCACTACCTTCGCCACGGCGGAACTGCGCGACACTTTGGATTTGGACGACTTTAGCACGGCTTCACTTTTCGCCTTGGACGGAAGCGATAGCACTTCCTGTTTGTGCTGGAGCTTCGCTCGGGAGCAGGACTTCTCCGGAGATTGGACCGATTTGGTGCGGATAGGTTTGCGGAGTTGCGTTTTGAGCATTTTGTACGTGTTGGAGTCGAACTGCTTGGATTTGCGGAGCTTCCGAGCCAGCAGGTCCAGCTCGTAGTCCTTTTCGATGTTCTTCAAAAGCAGGTTGCAGACAGATCTGAAAAGAATCCAGGTTAGGTCAAACTTAAGATCTGCAACGCAAACCTACTTCAACTCATTCAGCTCAGCGGTTATCGTGTTGACCGTCGTCTGCTGGGCCTTGTCCTTCTCGCGAGTTTCAATCAGCAATCTCACGTTCTGCTCCCGCAACTCCTCAATTCTACGATCGTACTCCGCATCGCGACTGATCAGCGCCACGATCGAATTCCCATGCGAACCAGCCAACTCTTGCAGCCTCCGGTCGTTGTCCTTCATACGATCGATCTCGTACTTGAGACTCTCGAAGTAGCTTCGCGTGATCAACTTGAGCAGGTTCCGAATCGTTTTGGAGTCGCATCCGTTGATTACGCTCCGCTGGGAACGAAGCGGACGACCAAGCGAGGAATTTGTCTTCACCGGAAGTGACGTCCGTTTGGAAGACTTTTTGCTCACTACCGGAGGCATCGCCGGAAGTGGGACCGACTCTTCCAGCGCTTGCTGGCGATCTTCTTCCGATCCTGAAACAAACAAGTTCTTGAAATTCGTCTAGCTTGCCATCTGCGATCCCATACCCGTAAAAATGATGTCATCCCCCTTGAAGATGTCCACCAGCTGACCGTCGTCACTTTCCCGCTGGCGCAGATCCTCCAAGGCACCGGCGCTCGAACTTTTCGTTTTCGGACCGAGTCGCCCCTCGCCGGAATCGTCCTGTTCCTGGTGCTCACCACCATTTCCATTTCTGTAAGACTTTCCGGATTCCGCAATAAACGTATTATTACGGGTTAATTTGTTTGGAGAGTTGATATTTGCGTTGCTGTAATGGGTTTTGCTCGGCACCGAAGGTCGATAAGGGGACGGAGCTTTACGGGATGGTGTCCTTCGGGTGGAAATGGCAGGATCAACGGAAGCGGGCTGATGACTGACGGAAGTCATGCTTGGTTGATTCGTTGAAGTGCGGGCCCAGCTGTCAGATCTTCGCAGTGACTACTGGGATGATGGGAAGGCTGTTTCAACCATCGTAGTAGTCTCTGAACTTTTGAACCTTGTCATCTTTTCACGTTAGGTAAATAAGTGCCGATCCCTGATTTGTCTGAAGGGATTTGGAAGAAGTATAAATAAAgatcgagttttttttatctgccCATTGAAGTAAGATAAGATCACCATATTCCAAGTCTAATACAATTTAAACCCATTATTTCGCTGATAGCCAACGAATATCATATTAGAAGCAAACTTACAATaataaatctggagcaacatttaaaaagggcgccTAAGCATTCTGACAGCTGCAACATTTTGACAAATTCCGATACAACacgttatggcctatctacactgaaagcccgaccatggtagttttaagaaaatttgctaaaaatgctgcttattaaattaactgtggctttttggtgaaagtaaacgcaaatatggtaaaatgaACCATGCTTCCAGaaaattgcatggtagcaaATACGAAATCATTATCATTCTCTCCATAATCGAGGGTTACAATTACCATACCGCTCtcgacatagtaaaactgactgcgttaatcagtcaatccaagcacggaatgtttttagcaaaaatacgtcggtgcgtgttctcaatttaaccctacaatatggtagcaactaccatggttgggttttcagtgtacaatcacttagcttagaaaatttcacttagcttaggaatttgaatcaatggaaatgaatctgagtttctacaatggaaaagtaatcaaattagaaactgacgtttggtttggaaaatttcaaaatctacggtaagttgacgtttccatatcaaaggtaaacaaacaactgcatagcaacgtatatcagcccagcaagttttctaagttgattgtggatgacgaacgtaagttgcagactttcctaagtaactactttacttagatgttctaagctaagtgattgtagataggccattactcTTCTTCCAAAAAATAAgctaaaatctcaaaaattctaaaacactgaaattaagaaatttgagaaaacaaatcgacaaaaaattcaaatttgaaaatataaaaaacaaatgtgatactaaaaaaaatgaataataattgaaaaatactccaactctaaaattaaaaaaatttacacaaaaaaaacaaattaaaaacttgaaaataactCGCCACTCAAACAAAtcataacatcaaaaaatttaaaaaatcttttttt
Protein-coding sequences here:
- the LOC6036020 gene encoding xanthine dehydrogenase codes for the protein MALPSTNGEVLAEFNDQQPLVFFVNGKKVIEPNPDPECTLLVYLRDKLRLCGTKLGCAEGGCGACTVMISRIDRTAGTCGRVHNLAANACLTPVCSVHGMAVTTVEGIGSTRTRLHPVQERLAKAHGSQCGFCTPGIVMSMYALLRNSAVPSMKELEVAFQGNLCRCTGYRPILEGYKTFTKEFGCAMGDKCCKNQNGTSNGCGVEVDDKLFDVSEFKPFDPTQEPIFPPELKLSDSLDVESLVFRSSKTSWYRPTKLDHLLTLKKKHPDAKIIVGNTEVGVEVKFKHFEYPVLVYPTQIAELTQLERVDGGLKVGSSVTLVEMERVMREEIDKLPESETRLYRAIVDMLHYFAGKQIRNMASVGGNIMTGSPISDLNPIFTAAAIELEVASLDGGVRKVRMGDGFFTGYRKNVIRPDEVLVSLFIPKTNQDLHFIAYKQAKRRDDDIAIVNGAFQVLFKQGTDIVEQIHLAFGGMAPTTVLTKKTAAALVGQKWDKALVEKANDLMVEELPLSPSAPGGMIPYRRSLTLSLFFKAYLAISEVLGKTVAGREPIQDREKSGANTFHTLVPKSAQLFEKVANDQPITDPIRRPQVHASAFKQVTGEAVYCDDIPKYSNELYLALVISSKAHAKVFSIDPTEALAMEGVHRFFSADDLCSEGNTCGPVFHDEFVFWKDVVTSQGQLLGAIVAENQSIAQKAARKVKIAYEELTPIIVTIEDAITKGSYYPGYPKSIVQGDIEQGFKQAYKIVEGDCRLGGQEHFYLETQACVAVPKDSDEIEVFSSSQHPTEVQQHVAKALGIPSCKVVSRVKRLGGGFGGKESRAAMLAVPVALAAYKLQRPVRCMLDRDEDMAITGTRHPFYFTYKVGVDKDGRLLAADFKAYNNAGYSMDLSFSVLERAMFHIQNSYKVPNLRVQGWVCKTNLPSNTAFRGFGGPQGMLAAETMMHHVARALGRDYVELVELNLYKEGDKTHYNEPIENCNVKKCWEEVIKSSRFQERRAEVEQFNQQNRWRKRGISLVPTTFGIAFTAVHLNQSGALIHVYSDGAVLLSHGGTEMGQGLHTKMIQVAATTLKVPFEKIHISETSTDKVPNTSPTAASAGSDLNGMAVLNACKVINERLEPYKKQFPDKDWNFWVNKAYFDRVSLSATGFYATPGIGYDFGTNSGNPFNYFTFGASVSEVEIDCLTGDHQVIRTDIVMDLGSSLNPAIDIGQIEGGFMQGYGLFTLEEMVYSPTGTVYSRGPGVYKIPGFADIPGEFNVSLLTGAPNPRAVYSSKAVGEPPVFLASSTFFAIREAISAARKEENLDDDFNLVSPATSSRIRMACQDSITKKFVEAAPETITPWNVMP
- the LOC119766950 gene encoding uncharacterized protein LOC119766950 isoform X1; its protein translation is MTSVSHQPASVDPAISTRRTPSRKAPSPYRPSVPSKTHYSNANINSPNKLTRNNTFIAESGKSYRNGNGGEHQEQDDSGEGRLGPKTKSSSAGALEDLRQRESDDGQLVDIFKGDDIIFTGSEEDRQQALEESVPLPAMPPVVSKKSSKRTSLPVKTNSSLGRPLRSQRSVINGCDSKTIRNLLKLITRSYFESLKYEIDRMKDNDRRLQELAGSHGNSIVALISRDAEYDRRIEELREQNVRLLIETREKDKAQQTTVNTITAELNELKSVCNLLLKNIEKDYELDLLARKLRKSKQFDSNTYKMLKTQLRKPIRTKSVQSPEKSCSRAKLQHKQEVLSLPSKAKSEAVLKSSKSKVSRSSAVAKVVTKPTPPSQKLKSDWSSLSSMSSISTRTDMLSDIELTSDKSRADSSKSAGNDSETAKQTALKSHKPSILKIFCCGGRSKKAKKSAKTN
- the LOC119766950 gene encoding uncharacterized protein LOC119766950 isoform X2, with the translated sequence MTSVSHQPASVDPAISTRRTPSRKAPSPYRPSVPSKTHYSNANINSPNKLTRNNTFIAESGKSYRNGNGGEHQEQDDSGEGRLGPKTKSSSAGALEDLRQRESDDGQLVDIFKGDDIIFTGSEEDRQQALEESVPLPAMPPVVSKKSSKRTSLPVKTNSSLGRPLRSQRSVINGCDSKTIRNLLKLITRSYFESLKYEIDRMKDNDRRLQELAGSHGNSIVALISRDAEYDRRIEELREQNVRLLIETREKDKAQQTTVNTITAELNELKSVCNLLLKNIEKDYELDLLARKLRKSKQFDSNTYKMLKTQLRKPIRTKSVQSPEKSCSRAKLQHKQEVLSLPSKAKSEAVLKSSKSKVSRSSAVAKVVTKPTPPSQKLKSDWSSLSSMSSISTRTDMLSDIELTSDKSRADSSKSAGNARRRSKRH